In Asterias rubens chromosome 10, eAstRub1.3, whole genome shotgun sequence, the following proteins share a genomic window:
- the LOC117295241 gene encoding bifunctional peptidase and (3S)-lysyl hydroxylase Jmjd7-like, translated as MDQKEDWTLEDHFKNLVTEARDLYLSDEVPCVDGPPTPLEFHRDWVCPNRPVIFRRCIDHWPALSKWTPAYLRDKIGDQAVTVAVTPNGMADAVYKDKFVMPEERQMKFSSFLDILEKKENKQTQTVVPLQEEGVFYVQKQNSNLLSEFRDIIDDVETELVWASTALGKQPDAVNFWMGEEKAVTSMHKDHYENLYCVISGQKHFILHPPTDLPYIPYGTYPAARYKVTNGEDFDVMDEPDVGEVPWIPIDPVLPNLERWPKYGNSKPVHCTVHAGDVLYLPSLWFHHVRQEHATIAVNFWYDMEYDIKYNYFKFLEGLVKSNQSASVR; from the exons ATGGACCAGAAGGAAGATTGGACTTTGGAAGATCATTTTAAGAACCTGGTAACAGAAGCACGGG atctATATTTATCAGATGAAGTTCCTTGCGTTGATGGTCCGCCAACTCCCTTGGAGTTTCATCGTGACTGGGTGTGTCCTAACAGACCAGTCATCTTCAGGAGGTGTATCGACCATTGGCCAGCTCTCTCTAAATGGACTCCTGCATATCTCAG AGACAAAATAGGTGATCAGGCAGTTACAGTAGCAGTCACTCCCAATGGTATGGCTGACGCAGTCTATAAAGACAAGTTCGTCATGCCAGAAGAGAGACAGATGAAATTCTCTTCCTTCCTTGACATCTTGGAGAAGAAGGAGAACAAACAGACACAGACCGTGGTTCCACTCCAAGAGGAGGGGGTGTTCTACGTCCAGAAACAGAACTCTAATCTCTTGTCAGAGTTCAGAGACATTATTGATGATGTCGAGACTGAGTTGGTTTGGGCTTCGACAGCTCTTG GAAAACAGCCTGATGCCGTCAACTTTTGGATGGGAGAAGAAAAAGCTGTCACTTCCA TGCATAAGGATCACTATGAGAATCTGTACTGTGTTATTTCTGGACAGAAACACTTTATTCTCCATCCACCCACTGATCTGCCGTACATACCATATG GTACCTATCCAGCAGCTCGCTACAAAGTAACAAACGGAGAGGACTTTGATGTCATGGATGAGCCTGATGTCGGTGAAGTCCCCTGGATTCCCATAGATCCTGTTCTTCCCAACTTGGAACGGTGGCCCAAGTATGGTAACTCCAAGCCAGTTCATTGCACAGTCCATGCTGGCGACGTACTCTATCTCCCATCACTTTGGTTCCATCACGTCAGACAAGAACATGCCACTATAGCAG TGAATTTCTGGTATGATATGGAGTATGACATCAAATACAACTACTTCAAGTTCCTTGAGGGCCTGGTCAAGTCCAACCAATCAGCATCAGTCAGGTGA